One Kitasatospora sp. NBC_01266 genomic window carries:
- a CDS encoding polysaccharide deacetylase family protein — protein sequence MRVPGTRRTTLRRAAAGCAAVLTLALACACGPKGGISQDAAAAHPSTGGTPSASITLSPSAAPSAGGSSSASASASGSAAPTTSASTAAASPSTSTAPSTPSTPASSAARTSPSLSAAPSTSASPSTPVAGSSGSPAAPATTAGTPRPAADAPGSSIAYGTASGGRTVALTFDDGPGQATGQVLDLLAQYHAKATFCEIGPQASANPALVKRILADGHRLCDHTVHHPQPMHTLSHDKQVYEIDAAKDMITQAGGPGTQVSWFRAPGGDFSADNRQIAVQDGLRPLGWTVDTRDWSKPGVPAIIANVQKELHPGGIILMHDGGGDRSQTVAALKLLLPWLVQQGYTFDFPAS from the coding sequence ATGCGCGTCCCCGGCACCCGCCGCACCACGCTCCGCCGCGCCGCCGCCGGCTGCGCGGCCGTCCTCACTCTCGCCCTGGCCTGCGCGTGCGGGCCGAAGGGCGGGATCTCCCAGGACGCGGCGGCCGCCCATCCGAGCACGGGCGGCACGCCGAGCGCGAGCATCACGCTGAGCCCGAGCGCGGCGCCGAGTGCCGGCGGCAGCAGCAGTGCCAGTGCCAGTGCCAGCGGCAGTGCGGCCCCGACGACGAGCGCGAGCACCGCCGCGGCCTCGCCGAGCACGTCGACCGCGCCGAGCACGCCGAGCACGCCGGCCTCCTCGGCCGCTCGCACCTCCCCGAGCCTGTCGGCCGCCCCCTCGACCAGCGCCTCCCCCAGCACCCCCGTCGCCGGCTCGTCCGGTTCGCCCGCCGCACCCGCGACCACCGCCGGCACCCCGCGCCCCGCCGCGGACGCGCCCGGCTCCTCGATCGCCTACGGCACCGCGAGCGGCGGCCGCACGGTGGCGCTCACCTTCGACGACGGCCCGGGCCAGGCCACCGGCCAGGTCCTGGACCTGCTCGCCCAGTACCACGCCAAGGCCACCTTCTGCGAGATCGGCCCGCAGGCCAGTGCCAACCCGGCGCTGGTCAAGCGGATCCTGGCGGACGGCCACCGCCTGTGCGACCACACCGTGCACCACCCGCAGCCGATGCACACGCTCTCGCACGACAAGCAGGTCTACGAGATCGACGCGGCCAAGGACATGATCACCCAGGCCGGCGGTCCGGGCACCCAGGTCAGCTGGTTCCGCGCCCCCGGCGGCGACTTCAGCGCCGACAACCGCCAGATAGCCGTCCAGGACGGCCTGCGCCCGCTCGGCTGGACCGTCGACACCCGCGACTGGTCCAAGCCCGGCGTCCCGGCGATCATCGCCAACGTCCAGAAGGAGCTGCACCCCGGCGGCATCATCCTGATGCACGACGGCGGCGGCGACCGGAGCCAGACCGTGGCGGCGCTGAAGCTGCTGCTGCCGTGGCTGGTCCAGCAGGGCTACACCTTCGACTTCCCGGCGAGCTGA
- a CDS encoding phosphotransferase enzyme family protein translates to MIFSEALARALLGRACAAVGLPDPAGARLLGLAENAVFDLGSPALVAKVGREGGLSDRAARELAVARWLDGAGIPVVRPAAEHGEVVVAAGHPVTFWQRLPEAVRPAAPADLGPLLRALHQLPAPPATLPRLPRRDLLAPVERWLAAAEGTVDPADAGYLLARRAELAAAVSELAPVLPPGVIHGDALPRNVHLGPGGPVLLDLETVADDLREHDLVPLALTRDRYGLPEQDYRAFTAAYGWDVRDWTGCAVLRAARETASAAWVAQRVPGNPAAGAEFRRRVASLRDGDQRVRWHAF, encoded by the coding sequence ATGATCTTCTCCGAAGCCCTGGCCCGCGCCCTGCTCGGCCGGGCCTGCGCGGCGGTGGGGCTGCCCGACCCGGCCGGCGCCCGGCTGCTCGGCCTGGCCGAGAACGCGGTCTTCGACCTCGGCTCCCCCGCCCTGGTGGCCAAGGTCGGCCGGGAGGGCGGGCTGAGCGACCGCGCCGCCCGCGAGCTGGCCGTGGCGCGGTGGCTGGACGGGGCGGGGATCCCGGTGGTGCGGCCCGCCGCGGAGCACGGCGAGGTGGTGGTCGCCGCCGGGCATCCGGTCACCTTCTGGCAGCGGCTGCCCGAGGCCGTGCGCCCCGCCGCGCCCGCCGACCTCGGCCCGCTGCTGCGCGCCCTGCACCAGCTGCCCGCGCCGCCCGCCACCCTGCCGCGGCTGCCGCGCCGGGACCTGCTGGCACCGGTGGAGCGCTGGCTGGCCGCCGCCGAAGGGACCGTGGATCCGGCGGACGCCGGCTATCTGCTGGCCCGCCGCGCCGAACTGGCCGCCGCCGTCAGCGAACTGGCCCCGGTGCTGCCCCCCGGAGTGATCCACGGGGACGCGCTGCCGCGCAACGTGCACCTCGGGCCGGGCGGGCCGGTGCTGCTGGATCTGGAGACGGTCGCCGACGACCTGCGCGAGCACGACCTGGTGCCGCTGGCGCTCACCCGCGACCGGTACGGCCTGCCGGAGCAGGACTACCGGGCCTTCACCGCCGCGTACGGCTGGGACGTGCGGGACTGGACGGGCTGCGCGGTGCTGCGGGCGGCGCGGGAGACGGCGAGCGCGGCCTGGGTGGCGCAGCGGGTGCCGGGGAACCCGGCCGCCGGGGCGGAGTTCCGGCGACGGGTGGCCTCGCTGCGGGACGGGGACCAGCGGGTGCGCTGGCACGCGTTCTGA
- a CDS encoding MMPL family transporter, translating to MGAWSARHRKTAVFGWLLFVVLAAFLGGATGSHTITDSESMPGQVAQAAKILDQAGIKTPQGETVLVQSAGRTADDPAFRAKVDQVIAAVNGTGKTTDPRSPYDTGAISADRHSALVQFTVVGDEDQAADNVTAPLNAVAGVQRGDQSFTVAEFGQASATKWSNDEFQHDFSAAEWTAVPLALGILLIAFGALVAAVLPVGLALTAFVAAGGLVALSSSFLHTSDDASSVMLLVGLAVGVDYCLFYLRREREERAAGHSAEEALKIAAATSGRAVLVSGITVVVAMAGMFFTGIADFQAMSYATIVVVITAVLGSLTVLPALLSMLGDRVEKGRVPLLHRLKAKDVRSGSRIWNAVLTPVLRFPLAATVLATGLLLALAAPLLTMHTANLTFQQSLPKGNALVATSERIEAAFPGSPAPAEVVVKAADISSPAMQGAISDLRSQALASGRMHGPIEVTTYRTQNIATIAVPLNGSGNDAASTAALDTLRERIVPNTVLKVPGTQAPVTGDTADSHDFNQQMTDSMLPVFAFVVVFAFVLMLASFRSLGIAVTAVLLNLLSVGAAYGVLTLVFQHGVGASLLGASGVGAVESWVPLFLFVILFGLSMDYHVFVVSRIKEAHDRGLSTRAAVSYGIRSTAGVVSSAALIMVAVFSVFGTLSVQSMKQMGVGLAVAVLVDATVIRGVLLPSVMSLLGERNWYLPSWLAWLPDLSHGEPAQRPATPQDGQDERAEQAAYTEQDQGPRHRRVTV from the coding sequence ATGGGCGCCTGGAGCGCCCGGCACCGCAAGACCGCCGTCTTCGGCTGGCTGCTCTTCGTCGTCCTCGCCGCGTTCCTCGGCGGCGCCACCGGAAGCCACACGATCACCGACAGCGAGTCGATGCCGGGCCAGGTGGCCCAGGCGGCCAAGATCCTCGACCAGGCCGGGATCAAGACTCCGCAGGGCGAGACGGTGCTGGTGCAGAGCGCGGGCCGCACCGCCGACGACCCGGCGTTCCGGGCGAAGGTCGACCAGGTGATCGCGGCCGTCAACGGCACCGGCAAGACCACCGACCCGCGCTCGCCCTACGACACCGGGGCGATCTCGGCCGACCGGCACTCGGCACTGGTCCAGTTCACCGTGGTCGGCGACGAGGACCAGGCGGCCGACAACGTCACCGCCCCGCTGAACGCGGTGGCCGGCGTGCAGCGGGGCGACCAGTCGTTCACCGTCGCGGAGTTCGGGCAGGCCAGCGCCACCAAGTGGTCCAACGACGAGTTCCAGCACGACTTCTCCGCCGCCGAGTGGACCGCCGTCCCGCTGGCGCTGGGCATCCTGCTGATCGCCTTCGGCGCGCTGGTCGCCGCCGTGCTGCCGGTCGGCCTGGCGCTGACCGCCTTCGTCGCGGCCGGCGGGCTGGTCGCGCTGAGCAGTTCCTTCCTGCACACCAGTGACGACGCCAGCTCGGTGATGCTGCTGGTGGGCCTGGCCGTCGGGGTCGACTACTGCCTCTTCTACCTGCGCCGCGAGCGCGAGGAGCGGGCCGCCGGGCACAGTGCCGAGGAGGCGCTGAAGATCGCCGCCGCCACCTCGGGCCGGGCGGTGCTGGTCTCCGGGATCACCGTGGTGGTCGCCATGGCCGGCATGTTCTTCACCGGGATCGCCGACTTCCAGGCGATGTCCTACGCGACCATCGTGGTCGTGATCACGGCGGTGCTCGGCTCGCTGACCGTGCTGCCGGCCCTGCTCTCGATGCTCGGCGACCGGGTGGAGAAGGGCCGGGTACCGCTGCTGCACCGGCTCAAGGCGAAGGACGTGCGCAGCGGCAGCCGGATCTGGAACGCCGTGCTCACCCCGGTGCTGCGCTTCCCGCTGGCCGCCACCGTGCTGGCCACCGGCCTGCTGCTCGCCCTGGCCGCCCCGCTGCTCACCATGCACACCGCCAACCTGACCTTCCAGCAGTCACTGCCCAAGGGCAACGCGCTGGTCGCCACCTCGGAGCGGATCGAGGCCGCCTTCCCCGGCAGCCCCGCCCCGGCCGAGGTGGTGGTCAAGGCCGCCGACATCTCCTCACCCGCGATGCAAGGGGCGATCTCGGACCTGCGGAGCCAGGCGCTGGCCAGCGGGCGGATGCACGGTCCGATCGAGGTCACCACGTACCGCACGCAGAACATCGCCACCATCGCCGTGCCGCTCAACGGCAGCGGCAACGACGCGGCCAGCACCGCCGCGCTGGACACGCTGCGCGAGCGGATCGTGCCGAACACGGTGCTCAAGGTCCCCGGCACCCAGGCGCCGGTGACCGGTGACACGGCCGACTCGCACGACTTCAACCAGCAGATGACCGACAGCATGCTCCCGGTCTTCGCCTTCGTGGTGGTCTTCGCCTTCGTGCTGATGCTCGCCTCGTTCCGCTCGCTGGGGATCGCGGTGACGGCGGTGCTGCTCAACCTGCTCTCGGTGGGCGCGGCCTACGGGGTGCTGACCCTGGTCTTCCAGCACGGCGTGGGCGCCTCGCTGCTCGGCGCCTCCGGGGTCGGCGCGGTGGAGTCCTGGGTGCCGCTCTTCCTCTTCGTGATCCTCTTCGGCCTGAGCATGGACTACCACGTCTTCGTGGTCTCCCGGATCAAGGAGGCGCACGACCGGGGCCTGAGCACCCGGGCCGCCGTCTCCTACGGGATCCGCTCCACCGCCGGGGTGGTCAGCAGCGCGGCGCTCATCATGGTGGCGGTCTTCTCGGTCTTCGGGACGCTGTCGGTGCAGTCGATGAAGCAGATGGGCGTGGGCCTGGCGGTGGCGGTGCTGGTGGACGCCACGGTCATCCGCGGGGTGCTGCTGCCCTCGGTGATGAGCCTGCTGGGCGAGCGCAACTGGTACCTGCCGAGCTGGCTGGCCTGGCTGCCGGACCTCTCGCACGGCGAGCCGGCCCAGCGGCCCGCGACCCCGCAGGACGGCCAGGACGAGCGGGCTGAGCAGGCGGCGTACACCGAGCAGGACCAGGGCCCGCGCCACCGCCGGGTGACCGTCTGA
- a CDS encoding MmcQ/YjbR family DNA-binding protein, which produces MTPDQLKAACLDLNGAEETFPFNPETSVFKVGGKIFAISTLDGEPLKVSLKCEPEVAVRLRAGYPAITPGWHLNKRHWNTVLLDGSVPERVLLEMIEDSYDLIVSRLPRRQQLVLDWSGLRDGGGEGEEG; this is translated from the coding sequence ATGACGCCCGATCAGCTCAAGGCCGCCTGCCTGGACCTCAACGGTGCCGAGGAGACCTTCCCGTTCAACCCGGAGACCTCGGTCTTCAAGGTGGGCGGGAAGATCTTCGCGATCAGCACCCTGGACGGCGAGCCGCTGAAGGTCAGCCTCAAGTGCGAGCCCGAGGTGGCGGTGCGGCTGCGGGCCGGCTACCCGGCGATCACGCCCGGCTGGCACCTGAACAAGCGGCACTGGAACACGGTGCTGCTCGACGGCTCGGTGCCCGAGCGGGTGCTGCTGGAGATGATCGAGGACTCCTACGACCTGATCGTCAGCCGGCTGCCGCGCCGCCAGCAGCTGGTGCTCGACTGGTCGGGGCTGCGGGACGGCGGTGGCGAGGGTGAGGAGGGCTGA
- a CDS encoding MMPL family transporter: protein MFHRIGHFVVKRAWWVIVAWIVAAVAIVATAPTLTAQTDESSFLPTHYESIQASDLQQKAFPANFTPSAMLLFERNDGGKLDAGDQAVMAKVTEGLTAEKIQYVQTVLPVSPKPAAQGGSYSADGRYALSMIGFDKNTPQAGTATADAAKSLRDDAKTLAAGSDLKVQLGGPAAQNLDQQDSSKLANALIGGGTVVIILLTLFLIFRSPIIALLPVMMIAVFSSVANGLIADASKAFGLKADSSVSAILIVVLFGVGTDYFLFLIFRYRERLRAGEERQTAMVNAVGRVGEAISSAAGAVIVAFSVLVLSSLGMFKAMGPSLAIAVAVTALASVTLVPAVLSRIPERVLFWEKGLIYAVRKGLLRQDVQPKTRWRQEPAGAKFAALGRIVQRRPAMVAAVSGLILVALALGATGYKGNFDLASGSMPKTKESMVVQNTMASAFSAGAADPSQVYLTSTNGAPLDKGAFAEYVADLKAVDGVAQVSPQPLLSADHMTANFTVMLKDDPASNKAIDTVGKLRSVAHADAPQGTKAYVGGITSIYKDINTAMAHDYSLVFPVAALLIMLILGLLLRSAVAPWYLMAAVGLGFGATVGATTLLFQNIEGQSGLMFMLPMFIYLFVVAIGTDYNILMIARLREEAREGRNPREAASMALRHGGPTVAAAGGILAATFATMLLAGNSLFSQIGFSVAFGIVVSAFVMAMFFTPALTALLGRAAWWPGHQGMPDHAVPVDQPAAGGDREPVGRR from the coding sequence ATGTTCCACCGAATCGGACACTTCGTCGTCAAGCGGGCGTGGTGGGTGATTGTCGCCTGGATCGTCGCCGCTGTCGCCATCGTCGCCACAGCTCCGACGCTGACGGCGCAGACGGACGAGAGCTCCTTCCTGCCCACCCACTACGAGTCGATCCAGGCCTCGGATCTCCAGCAGAAGGCCTTCCCGGCCAACTTCACCCCCTCCGCGATGCTGCTCTTCGAGCGCAACGACGGCGGGAAGCTGGACGCCGGCGACCAGGCCGTGATGGCCAAGGTCACCGAGGGGCTCACCGCCGAGAAGATCCAGTACGTCCAGACGGTCCTCCCGGTCAGCCCCAAGCCGGCCGCGCAGGGCGGGTCCTACTCGGCGGACGGCCGTTACGCGCTGTCGATGATCGGCTTCGACAAGAACACCCCGCAGGCGGGGACGGCGACCGCCGACGCGGCCAAGTCGCTTCGCGACGACGCCAAGACGCTGGCGGCCGGCAGTGACCTCAAGGTGCAGCTCGGCGGCCCGGCCGCGCAGAACCTGGACCAGCAGGACTCCTCCAAGCTGGCCAACGCGCTGATCGGTGGCGGCACGGTCGTCATCATCCTGCTGACGCTCTTCCTGATCTTCCGCAGCCCGATCATCGCCCTGCTCCCGGTGATGATGATCGCGGTCTTCTCCTCGGTCGCCAACGGCCTGATCGCGGACGCCAGCAAGGCCTTCGGCCTCAAGGCGGACAGTTCGGTCTCGGCGATCCTGATCGTGGTGCTGTTCGGCGTCGGTACCGACTACTTCCTCTTCCTGATCTTCCGCTACCGCGAACGGCTGCGAGCCGGCGAGGAGCGGCAGACCGCGATGGTCAACGCCGTCGGCCGGGTCGGCGAGGCGATCTCCTCGGCCGCCGGTGCGGTCATCGTGGCCTTCAGCGTGCTGGTCCTCTCCAGCCTGGGCATGTTCAAGGCGATGGGCCCCTCGCTGGCGATCGCGGTCGCCGTCACGGCGCTGGCCTCGGTCACCCTGGTGCCGGCCGTGCTCTCGCGGATCCCGGAGCGGGTGCTGTTCTGGGAGAAGGGCCTGATCTACGCGGTCCGCAAGGGCCTGCTCCGGCAGGACGTGCAGCCCAAGACGCGCTGGCGGCAGGAGCCGGCCGGTGCCAAGTTCGCCGCGCTGGGCCGCATCGTGCAGCGCCGTCCGGCCATGGTGGCCGCCGTCTCCGGTCTGATCCTGGTGGCCCTGGCGCTCGGCGCCACCGGCTACAAGGGCAACTTCGACCTGGCCTCCGGCTCGATGCCGAAGACCAAGGAGTCGATGGTCGTCCAGAACACGATGGCCAGCGCCTTCTCGGCCGGTGCCGCCGACCCGTCGCAGGTCTACCTGACCTCGACCAACGGCGCACCGCTCGACAAGGGTGCCTTCGCCGAGTACGTCGCCGACCTCAAGGCCGTCGACGGGGTGGCGCAGGTCAGCCCGCAGCCGCTGCTGAGCGCCGACCACATGACCGCCAACTTCACGGTCATGCTCAAGGACGACCCGGCCTCCAACAAGGCGATCGACACCGTCGGCAAGCTGCGTTCGGTGGCGCACGCCGACGCCCCGCAGGGCACCAAGGCGTACGTGGGCGGCATCACGTCCATCTACAAGGACATCAACACCGCGATGGCCCACGACTACTCGCTGGTCTTCCCGGTCGCGGCGCTGCTGATCATGCTGATCCTCGGCCTGCTGCTGCGCAGTGCGGTGGCGCCCTGGTACCTGATGGCGGCGGTCGGCCTCGGCTTCGGTGCCACGGTCGGTGCCACGACCCTGCTGTTCCAGAACATCGAGGGCCAGTCCGGCCTGATGTTCATGCTGCCGATGTTCATCTACCTGTTCGTGGTGGCGATCGGGACGGACTACAACATCCTGATGATCGCCCGACTGCGCGAGGAGGCCCGCGAGGGCCGCAACCCCCGCGAGGCGGCCTCGATGGCGCTGCGGCACGGCGGCCCGACCGTCGCGGCGGCGGGTGGCATCCTGGCGGCGACCTTCGCCACCATGCTGCTGGCCGGAAACAGCCTGTTCAGCCAGATCGGCTTCTCGGTGGCCTTCGGCATCGTGGTCTCGGCCTTCGTGATGGCGATGTTCTTCACACCCGCGCTGACCGCGCTGCTCGGCCGCGCGGCCTGGTGGCCCGGCCACCAGGGCATGCCCGACCACGCGGTGCCGGTCGACCAGCCGGCCGCGGGCGGTGACCGGGAGCCGGTCGGCCGCCGCTGA
- a CDS encoding PIN domain-containing protein yields the protein MSDLVYLLDSEGLSRAVLGDRTTGARLKAADRSGIRVVTTSMTLIEAYHDRVKKVAWAWTLSRIAVEPVTREIAGEAIELLEMAGLHGHKYAIDAALAAVALRQPGDVTIFTSDPQDMRLLCADRVASCGL from the coding sequence ATGTCCGACCTTGTCTATCTGCTGGACAGCGAGGGCCTGTCTCGGGCCGTGCTCGGCGACCGCACGACGGGTGCCCGCCTGAAGGCCGCAGATCGCTCGGGTATCCGCGTCGTGACCACGTCGATGACGCTCATCGAGGCCTATCATGACCGCGTCAAGAAGGTCGCGTGGGCGTGGACGCTTTCCAGGATCGCCGTGGAACCGGTCACTCGGGAGATCGCAGGTGAGGCGATCGAGCTTCTTGAGATGGCCGGCCTGCACGGGCACAAGTACGCCATCGACGCGGCCCTTGCGGCTGTAGCGCTGCGGCAGCCCGGTGACGTCACGATCTTCACGTCCGACCCGCAGGACATGAGGCTGCTCTGCGCCGATCGTGTCGCCAGCTGCGGGCTCTGA
- a CDS encoding DEAD/DEAH box helicase: MTDQSRPTGGRGRSRAQGSGTGRAGSGGSRSQGSGSAGGFSDAQARAGRSSGGLRSQSQSRSRGASKSRVAEPADFTVVTGTPARPPAATFAELEMPKGLLSALTREGVTEPFPIQSATLPDSLAGRDVLGRGRTGSGKTLAFGLSLLARTAGQRADARKPLALVLVPTRELAQQVTDALTPYATAVNLRIATVVGGMSITRQANALRRGAEVLVATPGRLDDLINRQDVRLDQVRITVLDEADQMADMGFLPQVTKLLEQVAEGGQRMLFSATLDRNIDRLVQRFLTDPVTHSVDPSAGAVTTMEHHVLQLEAADKASATAHIAAREGRVIMFVHTKHGADRLAKQLLASGVRAAALHGGKSQPQRNRTLDQFRDGHVTALIATNVAARGIHIDGLDLVVNVDPPIDHKDYLHRGGRTARAGESGTVVTLVLPEQRRDMTKLMAAAAIRPVTTKVRPGDAELARITGARTPSGVAVTLAPPVTAEQAAPAGTSTSKRRPAGPRSSRPTDVDINGNPKRRRPKQRMGQGGATAGGGSRTAAGFIGKAASGSKPGSGSQSGSNYGTGRQRRAAR; this comes from the coding sequence ATGACCGATCAGTCACGCCCCACCGGCGGCCGTGGCCGCAGCCGCGCACAGGGCTCGGGCACCGGCCGCGCCGGCTCCGGCGGCAGCCGCTCGCAGGGCTCCGGCAGCGCCGGCGGCTTCAGCGACGCCCAGGCGCGCGCCGGCCGCAGCTCGGGCGGGCTGCGCAGCCAGTCCCAGAGCCGCAGCCGTGGCGCGAGCAAGAGCCGCGTCGCCGAGCCCGCCGACTTCACCGTGGTGACCGGCACCCCCGCGCGCCCGCCGGCCGCCACCTTCGCCGAGCTGGAGATGCCCAAGGGCCTGCTCTCGGCACTCACCCGCGAGGGCGTCACCGAGCCCTTCCCGATCCAGTCCGCCACCCTGCCGGACTCGCTGGCCGGCCGTGACGTGCTCGGCCGCGGCCGCACCGGATCCGGCAAGACGCTCGCCTTCGGCCTGTCGCTGCTGGCCCGCACCGCCGGACAGCGCGCGGACGCCCGCAAGCCGCTGGCCCTGGTGCTGGTCCCGACCCGCGAGCTGGCCCAGCAGGTCACCGACGCGCTCACCCCGTACGCGACCGCCGTCAACCTGCGGATCGCCACCGTGGTCGGCGGCATGTCGATCACCCGCCAGGCCAACGCGCTGCGGCGCGGCGCCGAGGTGCTGGTGGCCACCCCGGGCCGGCTCGACGACCTGATCAACCGCCAGGACGTCCGGCTCGACCAGGTGCGGATCACCGTCCTGGACGAGGCCGACCAGATGGCCGACATGGGCTTCCTGCCGCAGGTCACCAAGCTCCTCGAGCAGGTCGCCGAGGGCGGGCAGCGGATGCTCTTCTCCGCCACCCTGGACCGGAACATCGACCGCCTGGTGCAGCGCTTCCTGACCGACCCGGTCACCCACTCGGTGGACCCCTCGGCGGGCGCGGTCACCACCATGGAGCACCACGTGCTCCAGCTGGAGGCGGCCGACAAGGCCTCCGCCACCGCGCACATCGCCGCCCGCGAGGGCCGGGTGATCATGTTCGTGCACACCAAGCACGGCGCCGACCGCCTCGCCAAGCAGCTGCTGGCCAGCGGCGTGCGCGCGGCCGCGCTGCACGGCGGCAAGTCGCAGCCGCAGCGCAACCGCACCCTGGACCAGTTCCGCGACGGCCACGTCACCGCGCTGATCGCCACCAACGTCGCGGCGCGCGGCATCCACATCGACGGCCTCGACCTGGTCGTCAACGTGGACCCGCCGATCGACCACAAGGACTACCTGCACCGCGGCGGTCGCACCGCGCGGGCCGGCGAGTCGGGCACCGTGGTCACCCTGGTGCTGCCCGAGCAGCGCCGGGACATGACCAAGCTGATGGCCGCCGCCGCGATCCGCCCGGTCACCACCAAGGTCCGCCCCGGCGACGCCGAGCTGGCCCGGATCACCGGCGCCCGCACCCCCTCGGGTGTCGCGGTCACGCTGGCCCCGCCGGTCACCGCCGAGCAGGCCGCGCCCGCCGGCACCAGCACCAGCAAGCGCCGCCCGGCCGGCCCGCGCTCCTCGCGTCCCACCGACGTGGACATCAACGGCAACCCGAAGCGCCGCCGCCCCAAGCAGCGGATGGGCCAGGGCGGCGCCACCGCAGGTGGCGGCTCCCGTACGGCGGCCGGCTTCATCGGCAAGGCCGCCTCGGGCAGCAAGCCGGGCAGCGGCTCGCAGTCCGGTTCCAACTACGGCACCGGACGCCAGCGCCGCGCCGCGCGCTGA
- a CDS encoding exonuclease domain-containing protein has protein sequence MVRQERARWWQGPLVGFDLETTGTDPAESRIVTAALVETVGGLPVRTSRWLLDPGVPIPEQARAIHGISDEQARTRGRPAAAAVEEVAAALCALLAEGVPVVAFNAPFDLSLLDAELRRHGRVPLAERLAGRLVAPVLDALVIDRAVDRYRKGSRGLQRVCEVYGVELLDAHEAASDALAAVRVAVALGERYPAQVGELSLTALHEQQVRWYREWAQDFQAWLRKGKDPDAVVDARWPMR, from the coding sequence ATGGTCCGCCAGGAGCGGGCGCGCTGGTGGCAGGGCCCGCTGGTCGGATTCGACCTGGAGACCACCGGGACCGACCCGGCCGAGTCACGGATCGTCACCGCCGCGCTGGTGGAGACGGTCGGCGGCCTGCCGGTGCGGACCAGCCGCTGGCTGCTCGACCCCGGTGTGCCGATACCCGAGCAGGCCCGGGCGATCCACGGGATCAGCGACGAGCAGGCCCGCACCAGGGGCCGCCCGGCCGCCGCCGCGGTGGAGGAGGTGGCCGCCGCGCTCTGCGCGCTGCTGGCCGAGGGCGTCCCGGTGGTGGCCTTCAACGCGCCCTTCGATCTCTCGCTGCTCGACGCCGAGTTGCGTCGCCACGGCCGGGTGCCGCTGGCCGAGCGGCTGGCGGGCCGGCTGGTCGCCCCGGTGCTGGACGCGCTGGTGATCGACCGTGCGGTGGACCGCTACCGCAAGGGCTCGCGCGGATTGCAGCGGGTCTGCGAGGTGTACGGGGTGGAGCTGCTGGACGCGCACGAGGCGGCCAGCGACGCACTGGCCGCCGTGCGGGTCGCCGTCGCGCTCGGTGAGCGCTATCCGGCCCAGGTGGGCGAGTTGAGCCTGACCGCGCTGCACGAGCAGCAGGTGCGCTGGTACCGGGAGTGGGCGCAGGACTTCCAGGCCTGGCTGCGCAAGGGCAAGGACCCGGACGCGGTGGTCGACGCCCGCTGGCCGATGCGCTGA
- a CDS encoding cold-shock protein: protein MATGTVKWFNSEKGFGFIEQAEGGPDVFAHYSNISANGFRELLEGQQVEFDVTQGQKGPQAENIRVIG, encoded by the coding sequence ATGGCTACCGGCACCGTGAAGTGGTTCAACAGCGAAAAGGGCTTCGGCTTCATCGAGCAGGCTGAGGGCGGCCCTGACGTCTTCGCCCACTACTCGAACATCAGCGCCAACGGCTTCCGCGAGCTCCTTGAGGGCCAGCAGGTCGAGTTCGACGTGACGCAGGGCCAGAAGGGCCCGCAGGCCGAGAACATCCGCGTCATCGGCTGA